The following proteins are co-located in the Betta splendens chromosome 9, fBetSpl5.4, whole genome shotgun sequence genome:
- the acacb gene encoding acetyl-CoA carboxylase 2 isoform X1 — MLFAVLGFILWASVLLWRLYNRTVAMPVKEGDPSRRRGRTAAEDDTDVTQHSQTTVPTTSRQNLTDRPLAECESVGPNVKTLPSEPPHSPGVNSLLQPLPSAMQKPKRANAPTLGSRPEARERLKFILGASEDNSSDEEPVVSKPPSGPAPRGSPEQPCSAGPQSSSSGIKPSMSGPHLVKKGREQRKMDLQRDFTVASPAEFVTRFGGNRVIEKVLIANNGIAAVKCMRSIRRWSYEMFRNERTIRFVVMVTPEDLKANAEYIKMADHYVPVPGGSNNNNYANVELIVDIAKRIPVQGVWAGWGHASENPKLPELLNKAGISFLGPSSKAMWALGDKVASSIVAQSADIPTLPWSGSGLRLDWPEEDQRLGNVISVPPEVYAKGCVRDVAHGLAEAERIGYPIVIKASEGGGGKGIRKVDNSDDFQSSFRQVQTEVPGSPIFIMQLAQHARHLEVQILADEYGNAISLFGRDCSIQRRHQKIIEEAPVTIAAPSTLEQMERYAVRLAKMVGYVSAGTVEYLFSEDGSFHFLELNPRLQVEHPCTEMVGDVNLPAAQLQIAMGIPLNRIKDIRLFYGEAPWADTIINFDNPDCTPSPRGHVIAVRITSENPDEGFKPSSGTVQELNFRSSKNVWGYFSVGAAGGLHEFADSQFGHCFSWGENREETISNMVVAMKELSIRGDFRTTVEYLIKLLETESFRNNDIDTGWLDHLIAEKVQAERPETMLGIVCGALHVADASFRKSMSDYLHCLERGQVLPAASLLNSVSVDLIYEGVKFCLKVARQSPTTYVIMMNGSDIEIDVHRLSDGGLLLSYDGSSHTTYMKEEVDSYRITVGNKTCVFEKEKDPTVLRSPSAGKLLQYMVEDGSHVCAGETYAEIEVMKMVMTLTVQHSGCIHFVKRPGAVLESGCVVAHMDLDDPSSIHWVELNTATLPPQQPLPMVGEKLHQVFHSVLENLFKVMDGYCLEEPYFSSKLKQWVATLMKTLRDPSLPLLELQEIMTSVAGRIPPSVEKDIRKVMAQYASNITSVLCQFPSQRIANILDSHAATLQRKADREVFFMNTQSIVQLVQRYRSGIRGYMKSVVLDLLKRYLQVEMQFQHAHYDKCVINLRERHKPDMSPVLEYIFSHAQVSKKNVLVTMLIDQLCGRDPTLADELMAILNELTQLSKMENSKVALRARQVLIASHLPSYELRHNQVESIFLSAIDMYGHQFCPENLKKLILSETSIFDVLPNFFYHVNQVVCMAALEVYVRRAYIAYELNSIQHHQLQDGTCAVDFQFMLPSSHPNRGSNPTLNRIPLALNGSSQFNMRRQGSELFLDGALSPPCQRMGAMVAFQCFDDFKKNFDEVLSSFAEPFLESSSFSDSRSSLYEEENFKNTRDNPIHIINVSIKTADTEDDDALVTAFTSFSQSKKAILFEYGIRRITFLIAQKASLHQQCICTDIFFNEYCLE; from the exons GAGCATCGGAGGATAACTCCTCAGACGAGGAGCCGGTGGTCTCCAAGCCCCCCAGCGGCCCGGCCCCCAGGGGTTCTCCGGAGCAGCCGTGTTCCGCGGGGCCCCAGAGCAGCTCATCGGGCATCAA GCCTAGCATGTCTGGTCCTCACCTGGTGAAGAAAGGACGTGAACAAAGAAAGATGGACCTGCAGAGAGACTTCACGGTCGCTTCTCCTGCCGAGTTCGTCACCAGATTTGGTGGCAACCGTGTCATTGAAAAG GTGCTGATAGCAAACAACGGCATAGCTGCAGTCAAATGCATGCGTTCCATCCGTCGCTGGTCCTATGAAATGTTCCGTAATGAGAGGACCATCCGTTTTGTGGTGATGGTGACCCCTGAAGACTTGAAAGCCAATGCAG AATACATAAAAATGGCAGACCATTATGTGCCTGTGCCTGGTGGGTCAAACAATAACAACTATGCCAACGTTGAGCTCATAGTGGACATCGCCAAAAGGATCCCAGTGCAG GGCGTGTGGGCTGGATGGGGTCATGCCTCAGAAAACCCCAAACTGCCCGAGCTCCTGAACAAAGCAGGAATATCATTCTTGG GGCCGTCCAGCAAGGCCATGTGGGCTCTGGGAGATAAGGTGGCTTCATCCATTGTGGCCCAGAGTGCTGATATTCCCACACTGCCATGGAGCGGATCAG GTCTGAGACTGGACTGGCCAGAGGAAGACCAAAGGCTGGGCAACGTGATCAGTGTTCCTCCTGAGGTCTATGCAAAGGGCTGTGTTCGTGATGTAGCTCACGGTCTGGCA GAAGCTGAAAGAATTGGTTATCCAATTGTTATCAAGGCctctgaaggtggaggtggaaaaGGAATCCGCAAAGTTGATAACTCTGATGATTTTCAAAGTTCCTTTAGACAG GTTCAAACAGAGGTACCCGGATCACCTATTTTCATTATGCAGCTCGCTCAGCATGCGAGACACCTCGAAGTTCAGATACTGGCGGATGAGTATGGAAACGCCATCTCCCTGTTTGGCCGAGACTGCTCCATCCAGAGGAGACACCAGAAGATCATAGAGGAGGCTCCTGTCACCATCGCCGCTCCCTCTACATTAGAGCAAATGGAACGG TATGCTGTGAGACTGGCCAAGATGGTGGGCTACGTGAGCGCGGGTACTGTGGAGTACCTCTTCTCTGAAGACGGGAGTTTCCATTTCTTGGAGCTGAATCCTCGCCTGCAGGTGGAACATCCCTGTACAGAAATGGTTGGAGATGTAAACCTTCCCGCTGCTCAGCTCCAG ATTGCGATGGGCATCCCCCTTAACAGAATTAAGGACATCCGCTTGTTTTATGGAGAAGCTCCATGGGCTGACACAATCATCAACTTTGACAATCCAGACTGCACGCCAAGTCCAAGAGGCCATGTCATAGCGGTTCGGATCACCAGTGAGAACCCCGATGAG GGGTTCAAACCCAGCTCTGGCACCGTGCAGGAGCTGAACTTCCGCAGCAGTAAGAATGTCTGGGGTTACTTCAGTGTGGGCGCGGCTGGTGGTCTACATGAATTTGCAGACTCCCAGTTTGGGCACTGTTTCTCCTGGGGCGAGAACCGCGAAGAAACCATTTC GAACATGGTGGTTGCTATGAAGGAGTTGTCTATCAGAGGCGACTTCAGGACGACTGTTGAATACCTCATAAAGTTACTAGAGACAGAAAGCTTCAGAAACAATGACATTGACACTGGCTGGCTGGATCACCTTATTGCAGAGAAAGTCCAG GCAGAGAGACCAGAAACCATGCTGGGTATCGTATGTGGAGCTTTACACGTTGCTGATGCCAGTTTCAGAAAGAGCATGTCCGACTACCTGCATTGTCTGGAAAG AGGCCAGGTGCTGCCTGCAGCCAGCCTCCTTAACTCTGTCAGTGTGGACCTAATATATGAAGGAGTTAAGTTTTGCCTGAAG GTAGCTCGTCAGTCCCCAACAACTTACGTCATTATGATGAACGGCTCAGACATTGAAATAGACGTCCACAGGCTGAGTGATGGAGGCCTCCTGCTCTCCTACGACGGCAGCAGCCATACGACCTacatgaaggaggaggtggacag CTATCGCATCACTGTTGGCAACAAGACCTGTGTATTTGAGAAGGAGAAGGATCCAACAGTGCTAAGGTCCCCCTCTGCCGGCAAACTGCTGCAGTATATGGTTGAGGACGGAAGCCATGTCTGTGCAGGAGAAACCTACGCCGAGATTGAG gTGATGAAAATGGTGATGACTTTGACTGTCCAGCATTCTGGTTGCATACATTTCGTCAAAAGACCCGGAGCAGTGCTGGAGTCTGGCTGTGTGGTGGCGCATATGGACCTGGATGACCCCAGCAGTATACACTGG GTGGAGCTCAACACAGCCACACTGCCGCCTCAGCAACCACTACCCATGGTGGGAGAAAAGCTTCACCAGGTGTTCCACAGTGTGCTTGAAAACCTGTTCAAAGTCATGGATGGCTACTGTCTTGAAGAGCCCTACTTTAGCAGCAAG CTGAAACAGTGGGTGGCCACTCTGATGAAGACGCTCAGAGACCCGTCCCTGCCACTGCTGGAGCTCCAGGAGATTATGACGAGTGTGGCGGGCCGCATTCCACCCAGTGTCGAGAAGGACATTCGTAAAGTCATGGCCCAGTATGCGAGCAACATTACCTCTGTCCTCTGCCAGTTCCCCAGTCAAAGG ATTGCAAATATTCTAGACAGCCATGCAGCAACTCTACAGAGGAAGGCTGACAGAGAGGTTTTCTTCATGAACACTCAGAGTATCgtgcagctggtgcagag GTACCGCAGCGGAATCCGTGGTTATATGAAGTCTGTGGTTCTCGATCTGCTGAAACGTTACCTGCAAGTTGAAATGCAGTTTCAGCATG CTCACTACGACAAATGTGTCATCAACCTGCGAGAGAGGCACAAGCCAGACATGAGTCCCGTGTTGGAATACATCTTCTCTCATGCCCAAGTCTCCAAGAAGAACGTCCTGGTCACAATGCTCATA GACCAGCTGTGTGGAAGGGATCCTACTTTAGCAGATGAGCTTATGGCCATTCTCAATGAACTCACACAGCTCAGTAAGATGGAGAACTCAAAGGTTGCCTTGAGAGCCAGACAG GTTTTAATCGCGTCCCATTTGCCATCGTATGAACTTAGACACAACCAGGTTGAGTCCATCTTCTTGTCGGCCATTGACATGTACGGACACCAGTTCTGCCCAGAGAACTTGAAG AAACTCATTCTTTCTGAAACTTCCATTTTTGATGTTCTGCCTAATTTCTTCTATCACGTTAATCAAGTTGTTTGCATGGCTGCGCTGGAG GTGTATGTGCGCAGAGCTTATATTGCGTATGAGCTTAATAGCATCCAGCATCACCAGCTGCAGGACGGAACGTGTGCTGTGGACTTCCAGTTCATGCTGCCATCATCACATCCCAACAG AGGAAGCAACCCTACTCTCAACAG GATTCCATTGGCACTAAATGGATCAAGCCAGTTTAATATGAGGAGACAGGGCAGTGAGCTCTTCCTGGATGGAGCCTTGTCTCCACCGTGTCAGCGCATGGGCGCTATGGTGGCTTTCCAGTGTTTTGATGACTTCAAAAA GAACTTTGATGAAGTTCTCTCCAGCTTTGCAGAGCCATTCTTGGAGAGTTCCTCATTTTCAGACTCCCGCTCTAGTCTCTACGAGGAGGAGAACTTCAAG AACACAAGAGACAACCCAATCCACATCATTAATGTGTCCATAAAGACAGCAGACACGGAAGATGACGATGCCTTGGTCACTGCCTTCACTTCCTTCTCACAGTCAAAG AAAGCAATCCTCTTTGAATATGGAATCAGGAGAATCACATTTTTGATTGCGCAGAAGGCAAGTTTGCATCAGCAGTGTATATGTACAGACATTTTCTTTAATGAGTATTGCCTTGAGTAG
- the acacb gene encoding acetyl-CoA carboxylase 1 isoform X3 — protein sequence MLFAVLGFILWASVLLWRLYNRTVAMPVKEGDPSRRRGRTAAEDDTDVTQHSQTTVPTTSRQNLTDRPLAECESVGPNVKTLPSEPPHSPGVNSLLQPLPSAMQKPKRANAPTLGSRPEARERLKFILGASEDNSSDEEPVVSKPPSGPAPRGSPEQPCSAGPQSSSSGIKPSMSGPHLVKKGREQRKMDLQRDFTVASPAEFVTRFGGNRVIEKVLIANNGIAAVKCMRSIRRWSYEMFRNERTIRFVVMVTPEDLKANAEYIKMADHYVPVPGGSNNNNYANVELIVDIAKRIPVQGVWAGWGHASENPKLPELLNKAGISFLGPSSKAMWALGDKVASSIVAQSADIPTLPWSGSGLRLDWPEEDQRLGNVISVPPEVYAKGCVRDVAHGLAEAERIGYPIVIKASEGGGGKGIRKVDNSDDFQSSFRQVQTEVPGSPIFIMQLAQHARHLEVQILADEYGNAISLFGRDCSIQRRHQKIIEEAPVTIAAPSTLEQMERYAVRLAKMVGYVSAGTVEYLFSEDGSFHFLELNPRLQVEHPCTEMVGDVNLPAAQLQIAMGIPLNRIKDIRLFYGEAPWADTIINFDNPDCTPSPRGHVIAVRITSENPDEGFKPSSGTVQELNFRSSKNVWGYFSVGAAGGLHEFADSQFGHCFSWGENREETISNMVVAMKELSIRGDFRTTVEYLIKLLETESFRNNDIDTGWLDHLIAEKVQAERPETMLGIVCGALHVADASFRKSMSDYLHCLERGQVLPAASLLNSVSVDLIYEGVKFCLKVARQSPTTYVIMMNGSDIEIDVHRLSDGGLLLSYDGSSHTTYMKEEVDSYRITVGNKTCVFEKEKDPTVLRSPSAGKLLQYMVEDGSHVCAGETYAEIEVMKMVMTLTVQHSGCIHFVKRPGAVLESGCVVAHMDLDDPSSIHWVELNTATLPPQQPLPMVGEKLHQVFHSVLENLFKVMDGYCLEEPYFSSKLKQWVATLMKTLRDPSLPLLELQEIMTSVAGRIPPSVEKDIRKVMAQYASNITSVLCQFPSQRIANILDSHAATLQRKADREVFFMNTQSIVQLVQRYRSGIRGYMKSVVLDLLKRYLQVEMQFQHAHYDKCVINLRERHKPDMSPVLEYIFSHAQVSKKNVLVTMLIDQLCGRDPTLADELMAILNELTQLSKMENSKVALRARQVLIASHLPSYELRHNQVESIFLSAIDMYGHQFCPENLKKLILSETSIFDVLPNFFYHVNQVVCMAALEVYVRRAYIAYELNSIQHHQLQDGTCAVDFQFMLPSSHPNRGSNPTLNR from the exons GAGCATCGGAGGATAACTCCTCAGACGAGGAGCCGGTGGTCTCCAAGCCCCCCAGCGGCCCGGCCCCCAGGGGTTCTCCGGAGCAGCCGTGTTCCGCGGGGCCCCAGAGCAGCTCATCGGGCATCAA GCCTAGCATGTCTGGTCCTCACCTGGTGAAGAAAGGACGTGAACAAAGAAAGATGGACCTGCAGAGAGACTTCACGGTCGCTTCTCCTGCCGAGTTCGTCACCAGATTTGGTGGCAACCGTGTCATTGAAAAG GTGCTGATAGCAAACAACGGCATAGCTGCAGTCAAATGCATGCGTTCCATCCGTCGCTGGTCCTATGAAATGTTCCGTAATGAGAGGACCATCCGTTTTGTGGTGATGGTGACCCCTGAAGACTTGAAAGCCAATGCAG AATACATAAAAATGGCAGACCATTATGTGCCTGTGCCTGGTGGGTCAAACAATAACAACTATGCCAACGTTGAGCTCATAGTGGACATCGCCAAAAGGATCCCAGTGCAG GGCGTGTGGGCTGGATGGGGTCATGCCTCAGAAAACCCCAAACTGCCCGAGCTCCTGAACAAAGCAGGAATATCATTCTTGG GGCCGTCCAGCAAGGCCATGTGGGCTCTGGGAGATAAGGTGGCTTCATCCATTGTGGCCCAGAGTGCTGATATTCCCACACTGCCATGGAGCGGATCAG GTCTGAGACTGGACTGGCCAGAGGAAGACCAAAGGCTGGGCAACGTGATCAGTGTTCCTCCTGAGGTCTATGCAAAGGGCTGTGTTCGTGATGTAGCTCACGGTCTGGCA GAAGCTGAAAGAATTGGTTATCCAATTGTTATCAAGGCctctgaaggtggaggtggaaaaGGAATCCGCAAAGTTGATAACTCTGATGATTTTCAAAGTTCCTTTAGACAG GTTCAAACAGAGGTACCCGGATCACCTATTTTCATTATGCAGCTCGCTCAGCATGCGAGACACCTCGAAGTTCAGATACTGGCGGATGAGTATGGAAACGCCATCTCCCTGTTTGGCCGAGACTGCTCCATCCAGAGGAGACACCAGAAGATCATAGAGGAGGCTCCTGTCACCATCGCCGCTCCCTCTACATTAGAGCAAATGGAACGG TATGCTGTGAGACTGGCCAAGATGGTGGGCTACGTGAGCGCGGGTACTGTGGAGTACCTCTTCTCTGAAGACGGGAGTTTCCATTTCTTGGAGCTGAATCCTCGCCTGCAGGTGGAACATCCCTGTACAGAAATGGTTGGAGATGTAAACCTTCCCGCTGCTCAGCTCCAG ATTGCGATGGGCATCCCCCTTAACAGAATTAAGGACATCCGCTTGTTTTATGGAGAAGCTCCATGGGCTGACACAATCATCAACTTTGACAATCCAGACTGCACGCCAAGTCCAAGAGGCCATGTCATAGCGGTTCGGATCACCAGTGAGAACCCCGATGAG GGGTTCAAACCCAGCTCTGGCACCGTGCAGGAGCTGAACTTCCGCAGCAGTAAGAATGTCTGGGGTTACTTCAGTGTGGGCGCGGCTGGTGGTCTACATGAATTTGCAGACTCCCAGTTTGGGCACTGTTTCTCCTGGGGCGAGAACCGCGAAGAAACCATTTC GAACATGGTGGTTGCTATGAAGGAGTTGTCTATCAGAGGCGACTTCAGGACGACTGTTGAATACCTCATAAAGTTACTAGAGACAGAAAGCTTCAGAAACAATGACATTGACACTGGCTGGCTGGATCACCTTATTGCAGAGAAAGTCCAG GCAGAGAGACCAGAAACCATGCTGGGTATCGTATGTGGAGCTTTACACGTTGCTGATGCCAGTTTCAGAAAGAGCATGTCCGACTACCTGCATTGTCTGGAAAG AGGCCAGGTGCTGCCTGCAGCCAGCCTCCTTAACTCTGTCAGTGTGGACCTAATATATGAAGGAGTTAAGTTTTGCCTGAAG GTAGCTCGTCAGTCCCCAACAACTTACGTCATTATGATGAACGGCTCAGACATTGAAATAGACGTCCACAGGCTGAGTGATGGAGGCCTCCTGCTCTCCTACGACGGCAGCAGCCATACGACCTacatgaaggaggaggtggacag CTATCGCATCACTGTTGGCAACAAGACCTGTGTATTTGAGAAGGAGAAGGATCCAACAGTGCTAAGGTCCCCCTCTGCCGGCAAACTGCTGCAGTATATGGTTGAGGACGGAAGCCATGTCTGTGCAGGAGAAACCTACGCCGAGATTGAG gTGATGAAAATGGTGATGACTTTGACTGTCCAGCATTCTGGTTGCATACATTTCGTCAAAAGACCCGGAGCAGTGCTGGAGTCTGGCTGTGTGGTGGCGCATATGGACCTGGATGACCCCAGCAGTATACACTGG GTGGAGCTCAACACAGCCACACTGCCGCCTCAGCAACCACTACCCATGGTGGGAGAAAAGCTTCACCAGGTGTTCCACAGTGTGCTTGAAAACCTGTTCAAAGTCATGGATGGCTACTGTCTTGAAGAGCCCTACTTTAGCAGCAAG CTGAAACAGTGGGTGGCCACTCTGATGAAGACGCTCAGAGACCCGTCCCTGCCACTGCTGGAGCTCCAGGAGATTATGACGAGTGTGGCGGGCCGCATTCCACCCAGTGTCGAGAAGGACATTCGTAAAGTCATGGCCCAGTATGCGAGCAACATTACCTCTGTCCTCTGCCAGTTCCCCAGTCAAAGG ATTGCAAATATTCTAGACAGCCATGCAGCAACTCTACAGAGGAAGGCTGACAGAGAGGTTTTCTTCATGAACACTCAGAGTATCgtgcagctggtgcagag GTACCGCAGCGGAATCCGTGGTTATATGAAGTCTGTGGTTCTCGATCTGCTGAAACGTTACCTGCAAGTTGAAATGCAGTTTCAGCATG CTCACTACGACAAATGTGTCATCAACCTGCGAGAGAGGCACAAGCCAGACATGAGTCCCGTGTTGGAATACATCTTCTCTCATGCCCAAGTCTCCAAGAAGAACGTCCTGGTCACAATGCTCATA GACCAGCTGTGTGGAAGGGATCCTACTTTAGCAGATGAGCTTATGGCCATTCTCAATGAACTCACACAGCTCAGTAAGATGGAGAACTCAAAGGTTGCCTTGAGAGCCAGACAG GTTTTAATCGCGTCCCATTTGCCATCGTATGAACTTAGACACAACCAGGTTGAGTCCATCTTCTTGTCGGCCATTGACATGTACGGACACCAGTTCTGCCCAGAGAACTTGAAG AAACTCATTCTTTCTGAAACTTCCATTTTTGATGTTCTGCCTAATTTCTTCTATCACGTTAATCAAGTTGTTTGCATGGCTGCGCTGGAG GTGTATGTGCGCAGAGCTTATATTGCGTATGAGCTTAATAGCATCCAGCATCACCAGCTGCAGGACGGAACGTGTGCTGTGGACTTCCAGTTCATGCTGCCATCATCACATCCCAACAG AGGAAGCAACCCTACTCTCAACAGGTAG